One Ananas comosus cultivar F153 linkage group 1, ASM154086v1, whole genome shotgun sequence DNA window includes the following coding sequences:
- the LOC109720669 gene encoding protein SNOWY COTYLEDON 3-like, protein MVAAAAAAAVAPARNPSPREDLARPPLIPSESNGGAAASAAAAARRPRAKEIGSRYLSSFSSPSPAPSASTSCASSTSSSSSSSSSRRLPSPVPAPRPSATPALPQSAAPRRSHSVGRARPAARADPRPQIPAEPPPPAPPPPSSAAASRAICTTTRSLSVSFQGESFFYQTSRAKAAGSPKPTPERRRLSTAAAAAAAGAASSKAGEQSENSRPSDRHHRWPAAKPQASNPLARSLDYSLESKNSILATVHLLQQSMVFDDGLRRASSFDADDLSASSDTDSVSSGSNSGAQDLGVSGRARVSQRGISVPARFWPETSGRLGLVKRSSVDSPFSSPRSASSPLHGPVRASSPCKVMASPSRGMASPLRGRSGSAVSTSSPVGVQPANAPSIISFAVEVRRAKKGENRIEEAHVLRLLDNRHLQWRFVNARIDALLLVQRLTAEKNLYNAWISALRLRDSVTSKRIKLQLLMQNLKLTSILKGQMSYLESWSLMDRDHSNSLSGAIEALKASTLRLPVVGGAKADIQDVKDAVGSAVDAMQAMTSSMISLLSKVEGANSLVSELAKAASQELKLLDQSRDLLSTVAALHVKLCSLQGHILQRKCRSSKL, encoded by the exons AtggtggccgccgccgccgccgccgccgtcgcacCCGCACGAAACCCTTCTCCCCGGGAAGATCTCGCTCGCCCCCCTCTGATCCCCTCGGAGAGCAatggcggcgccgccgcctccgcggcAGCCGCGGCGCGGCGGCCCCGCGCGAAGGAGATCGGGTCCCGCTACCTCTCCTCGTTCtcttcgccctcgcccgcgccctcgGCCTCCACTTCGTGCGCGTCCtcgacgtcgtcgtcgtcgtcgtcgagctCTTCGCGGCGGCTCCCGTCGCCGGTGCCGGCGCCGCGGCCCTCGGCGACCCCAGCATTGCCCcagtcggcggcgccgcggagGTCGCACTCCGTGGGCCGCGCCCGCCCCGCCGCGCGGGCGGATCCGCGGCCGCAGATCCCCGCCGAGCCCCCTCCCccggccccgccgccgccctcctccgccgccgcgtcgcGCGCTATCTGCACCACCACGAGGAGCCTCTCGGTGTCGTTCCAGGGCGAGTCCTTCTTCTACCAGACCAGCCGCGCCAAGGCCGCGGGCTCGCCGAAGCCCACCCCCGAGCGGCGGAGGCTCTCCactgcagccgccgccgccgccgccggcgcggCGTCTTCGAAGGCCGGGGAGCAGTCGGAGAACTCCCGGCCGTCGGATCGCCACCACCGGTGGCCCGCCGCTAAGCCCCAGGCGTCCAATCCCCTCGCCAGGAGCTTGGACTATTCCTTAGAATCAAAGAACTCGATCCTGGCGACCGTACACTTGCTGCAACAGTCCATGGTGTTCGATGACGGTTTGAGGCGCGCCTCCTCCTTCGATGCTGACGATCTCTCTGCATCGTCGGACACCGATAGCGTCTCCTCTGGCAGCAATTCGGGGGCACAAGATCTCGGGGTGTCGGGACGAGCTAGGGTTTCTCAGAGGGGAATTAGTGTTCCTGCGAGGTTCTGGCCGGAGACCAGCGGTCGGCTAGGTTTGGTGAAGAGATCTTCAGTAGATAGCCCTTTTTCATCTCCTCGCTCGGCTTCTTCACCTCTCCATGGACCAGTGAGGGCTTCGTCGCCGTGTAAGGTGATGGCTTCGCCATCGAGAGGGATGGCCAGTCCTTTGCGGGGAAGGAGTGGATCGGCGGTGAGCACTTCTTCTCCTGTTGGGGTTCAGCCGGCGAATGCGCCCTCTATCATTAGCTTTGCTGTGGAGGTGAGGAGGGCGAAGAAAGGAGAGAACCGGATCGAGGAAGCGCACGTGCTGAGGCTCTTGGACAACCGGCATTTGCAGTGGCGGTTTGTGAACGCGAGGATCGATGCTCTGTTGCTAGTGCAGAGACTAACTGCAGAG AAAAATCTTTACAATGCATGGATTAGTGCCTTGAGGTTGCGTGATTCTGTCACTAGTAAAAGGATCAAGCTCCAACTTCTGATGCAGAATCTTAAGCTAACTTCCATTCTTAAGGGACAG ATGTCTTATCTGGAGAGTTGGTCTCTTATGGATAGAGATCATTCAAACTCTTTATCAGGAGCTATTGAAGCATTAAAAGCTAGCACTCTCCGTCTTCCCGTTGTTGGTGGTGCAAAA gCGGACATCCAAGATGTTAAAGATGCTGTTGGTTCGGCAGTTGATGCAATGCAGGCAATGACATCTTCAATGATATCTTTGTTGTCAAAG GTTGAAGGGGCAAATTCCTTGGTGTCTGAACTTGCGAAAGCGGCTTCTCAAGAACTAAAACTGTTGGATCAATCCAGAGATCTCTTGTCCACTGTGGCTGCTTTGCAT gtgaAGCTATGTAGTCTGCAGGGCCACATATTACAACGAAAGTGCAGGTCCAGTAAGCTGTAA
- the LOC109708709 gene encoding LOB domain-containing protein 37-like — MMSCNGCRVLRKGCGEGCLLRVCLEGWVDGAEAQGHATLFVAKFFGRAGLSAFLSAVPLSHRPALFRSLLFEACGRTISPVGGAVGLLWAGNWHLCQAAVHAVLRGESIRPLPEDLAAAVGIEETSSSRQCDLDLYLTPMLPAPPAKEEKRRQRKRLRTPSVNSEGSVTVSENGGGGGPQLLNLFV, encoded by the exons atgatgAGCTGCAACGGGTGCCGGGTACTACGGAAGGGGTGCGGAGAGGGTTGCTTGCTTAGGGTTTGCTTGGAGGGGTGGGTCGACGGGGCGGAGGCGCAGGGCCACGCCACGCTCTTCGTCGCCAAGTTCTTCGGCCGCGCCGGTCTCTCCGCCTTTCTCTCCGCCGTCCCCCTCTCTCATCGGCCCG CGCTATTTCGATCGCTTTTGTTCGAAGCCTGCGGGCGCACGATCAGTCCCGTCGGCGGCGCCGTGGGGCTGCTCTGGGCCGGCAACTGGCATCTGTGCCAGGCCGCCGTCCACGCCGTCCTCCGCGGCGAGTCCATCCGCCCACTTCCAGAGGATCTCGCCGCCGCCGTAGGGATCGAAGAGACGTCGTCGTCACGGCAATGCGACTTGGATCTCTATCTCACGCCGATGTTGCCGGCGCCGCCCGCgaaagaggagaagaggcgGCAGAGGAAGAGGCTGCGGACGCCGTCGGTGAACTCCGAGGGCTCGGTGACTGTGAGTGaaaatggaggaggaggaggacctCAGCTTTTGAATTTGTTTGTTTGA
- the LOC109706823 gene encoding UPF0553 protein-like isoform X2 produces the protein MEEVRTTTAWVATRAAHVKVDSLDKDLSYDHLALGLKDALENDKSALDADRLQNYTGPQLRELLKWPRRLPIEEERVRLLHEVGLELERSFGGQAVNLVRSCGNSAESLVALIARHFPGFRDHSLYKGHQIFLYKRAQIFVADLWGAFKGRGYGDFYDIKSVTIFADYIVPAVLRQLGILKYSSALSSSIDSNKEIVAGSEEEAELRACSIYAVEKMRELIKRKFGKQVLSIEIDLWLWSCGVQNASLPHHRTLSIYY, from the exons ATGGAGGAGGtgaggacgacgacggcgtGGGTGGCGACGCGCGCGGCTCACGTGAAGGTGGATTCGCTGG ACAAAGACCTAAGCTATGACCATTTGGCTTTGGGACTTAAGGATGCTCTGGAGAATGACAAATCTGCTCTTGATGCAGATCGTCTTCAGAATTATACTG GTCCCCAGTTACGTGAGCTTCTGAAATGGCCACGCCGTCTGCCGATTGAGGAGGAAAGAGTGCGCCTGCTGCATGAG GTTGGTCTGGAACTTGAGAGAAGCTTTGGAGGACAGGCAGTTAATCTCGTAAGATCCTGTGGAAATTCTGCTGAATCGCTAGTTGCACTTATTGCACGTCACTTTCCTG GTTTTCGAGATCATTCTCTTTACAAGGGACATCAGATTTTTCTGTACAAAAGGGCACAGATCTTTGTTGCTGACCTGTGGGGTGCTTTCAAGGGTCGAGGATATGGAGATTTCTATGACATAAAATCTGTGACAATATTTGCGGACTATATTGTCCCCGCAGTACTCAGACAGCTTGGCATATTAAAGTACAGTTCAGCCTTATCTAGTTCCATCGATTCGAATAAAGAGATAGTTGCTGGTAGTGAGGAGGAAGCTGAGTTGCGTGCTTGTTCTATTTATGCTgtggagaaaatgagagaactcatcaaaagaaaatttgggaaACAG GTGCTTAGTATAGAAATCGATCTTTGGCTCTGGTCATGTGGCGTTCAAAATGCGTCTCTGCCACATCATCGCACTCTTTCGATATATTATTGA
- the LOC109706823 gene encoding UPF0553 protein-like isoform X1: MEEVRTTTAWVATRAAHVKVDSLEIEKVVDGIQGAIPKVEWNFEGIHYFDNGPLTVQYLLVLDALNFCFWPDKDLSYDHLALGLKDALENDKSALDADRLQNYTGPQLRELLKWPRRLPIEEERVRLLHEVGLELERSFGGQAVNLVRSCGNSAESLVALIARHFPGFRDHSLYKGHQIFLYKRAQIFVADLWGAFKGRGYGDFYDIKSVTIFADYIVPAVLRQLGILKYSSALSSSIDSNKEIVAGSEEEAELRACSIYAVEKMRELIKRKFGKQVLSIEIDLWLWSCGVQNASLPHHRTLSIYY, from the exons ATGGAGGAGGtgaggacgacgacggcgtGGGTGGCGACGCGCGCGGCTCACGTGAAGGTGGATTCGCTGG AAATTGAGAAAGTAGTGGATGGTATTCAGGGTGCGATTCCGAAAGTGGAATGGAATTTTGAAGGGATTCACTACTTTGATAATGGGCCTCTTACTGTTCAGTATCTACTTGTTTTGGATGCATTAAACTTTTGTTTTTGGCCAG ACAAAGACCTAAGCTATGACCATTTGGCTTTGGGACTTAAGGATGCTCTGGAGAATGACAAATCTGCTCTTGATGCAGATCGTCTTCAGAATTATACTG GTCCCCAGTTACGTGAGCTTCTGAAATGGCCACGCCGTCTGCCGATTGAGGAGGAAAGAGTGCGCCTGCTGCATGAG GTTGGTCTGGAACTTGAGAGAAGCTTTGGAGGACAGGCAGTTAATCTCGTAAGATCCTGTGGAAATTCTGCTGAATCGCTAGTTGCACTTATTGCACGTCACTTTCCTG GTTTTCGAGATCATTCTCTTTACAAGGGACATCAGATTTTTCTGTACAAAAGGGCACAGATCTTTGTTGCTGACCTGTGGGGTGCTTTCAAGGGTCGAGGATATGGAGATTTCTATGACATAAAATCTGTGACAATATTTGCGGACTATATTGTCCCCGCAGTACTCAGACAGCTTGGCATATTAAAGTACAGTTCAGCCTTATCTAGTTCCATCGATTCGAATAAAGAGATAGTTGCTGGTAGTGAGGAGGAAGCTGAGTTGCGTGCTTGTTCTATTTATGCTgtggagaaaatgagagaactcatcaaaagaaaatttgggaaACAG GTGCTTAGTATAGAAATCGATCTTTGGCTCTGGTCATGTGGCGTTCAAAATGCGTCTCTGCCACATCATCGCACTCTTTCGATATATTATTGA